A single window of Cytobacillus dafuensis DNA harbors:
- a CDS encoding acyl-CoA dehydrogenase family protein yields the protein MNFDYTEEQDMLRKMVRSFVDKEIIPYMQEWDVNGQFDPIIIDRLGKLNLMGVCIPEKYGGSGMDYNSLAIVCEELERGDTAFRTAVSVHTGLNSLTILQWGTEEQKLKYLVPQAKGEKIGAFGLTEPGAGSDVAALTTTAVKDGDDYIINGSKTWISLCDIADHFLVFAYTDKTKKHHGISAFIVERTTPGFSSRAIKGKLGIRSGNTGELFFDQVRVPKENLLGKEGEGFKIAMSALDNGRFTVAAGAVGLIMASIEESVKYCHERKTFGKDIGKHQLVQQMIANMEAGLQMSRLLVYRAGELKNQGKRNTRETSLAKWQACDFANKAADDAVQIHGAYGYSSEYPVERFLRNSKAPVIYEGTREIHTIMQAEYVLGFRNDKPLNQPLPAWPFEQNKDMVNS from the coding sequence ATGAATTTTGATTATACAGAAGAACAAGATATGTTAAGAAAAATGGTAAGGAGTTTTGTAGACAAGGAAATTATTCCTTATATGCAAGAGTGGGATGTGAATGGACAGTTTGATCCTATAATAATTGATCGTTTAGGAAAATTAAATCTAATGGGAGTTTGTATTCCTGAAAAATATGGCGGTAGCGGCATGGATTATAATTCTTTAGCAATAGTATGCGAAGAGCTTGAAAGAGGTGATACCGCATTTCGTACGGCTGTATCCGTACATACAGGATTAAATAGTTTAACCATTTTGCAATGGGGAACTGAAGAACAAAAATTGAAATATCTCGTACCACAAGCAAAAGGAGAAAAAATTGGTGCATTTGGTTTAACAGAGCCAGGTGCAGGTTCGGACGTGGCTGCCCTTACAACTACAGCTGTAAAAGATGGAGACGATTACATTATTAATGGTTCTAAAACATGGATCTCCTTATGTGACATTGCGGATCATTTTCTCGTATTTGCGTATACCGATAAAACAAAAAAACATCATGGAATTTCTGCCTTTATTGTAGAACGAACAACACCAGGTTTTTCATCTCGTGCAATTAAAGGAAAGCTCGGAATTCGCTCTGGAAACACAGGTGAATTGTTTTTTGACCAAGTAAGAGTTCCAAAAGAGAATTTACTTGGAAAAGAAGGTGAAGGCTTTAAAATCGCCATGTCAGCACTTGATAACGGACGCTTCACGGTTGCTGCAGGAGCAGTTGGATTGATCATGGCAAGTATAGAAGAAAGTGTCAAGTATTGCCATGAAAGAAAAACATTTGGTAAAGATATTGGGAAGCACCAGCTTGTACAACAAATGATTGCGAATATGGAAGCTGGCCTCCAAATGAGCCGTTTATTAGTGTACAGGGCTGGAGAACTGAAAAATCAGGGTAAACGCAATACTAGAGAAACATCTTTAGCAAAATGGCAGGCATGTGATTTTGCTAATAAAGCCGCCGATGACGCAGTGCAGATTCATGGAGCATATGGATACTCAAGTGAGTACCCAGTAGAACGCTTCCTAAGGAATTCTAAAGCTCCTGTTATTTACGAGGGAACTCGCGAAATCCACACGATCATGCAGGCTGAATATGTACTAGGTTTCAGAAATGATAAACCGTTGAATCAACCATTGCCTGCTTGGCCGTTTGAACAAAATAAAGATATGGTAAATAGCTAA
- a CDS encoding CBO0543 family protein: MNIVKPSKGSNLQPLQKKYFRIVNKTTLPILLLAIIAATYLDLFFVGKGLYSFPIRPMPEVFSINIAFTLIALPLFIITFLFVCSKINLWQKIVFIIILSLMMSSIEKAAESFGFFYHHESWKHIFSFFGYIIYLSIISIIYKFYNRW, translated from the coding sequence ATGAATATTGTAAAACCCTCGAAAGGCTCGAATTTGCAGCCATTACAAAAAAAGTACTTTCGTATCGTGAATAAAACAACTCTTCCAATTCTCCTGCTTGCAATAATAGCGGCTACCTATCTAGACCTTTTTTTTGTAGGAAAAGGCTTATACTCCTTTCCTATAAGGCCAATGCCTGAAGTTTTTTCTATCAATATAGCATTTACATTAATTGCACTCCCCCTTTTTATTATTACGTTTCTTTTTGTTTGCAGTAAAATTAATTTATGGCAAAAAATTGTATTCATTATCATTCTAAGTTTAATGATGTCTTCAATAGAAAAAGCAGCAGAATCATTTGGTTTTTTTTATCATCATGAATCTTGGAAGCATATTTTCTCATTTTTTGGATATATCATATATTTATCAATTATTTCTATCATTTATAAATTTTATAACCGATGGTAA
- a CDS encoding threonine ammonia-lyase, translated as MISLKDVQAARERIADITYVTPILKSNQLSEICGNQILLKSEHLQKTGSFKIRGAANKVIQSVQEGAKYVTAASSGNHGQAVAYIADKYDVPATIVVPEDVSFCKENAIKGYNGQIEKCGTTSAERIPRAKEIAIKESGVYIPPYDDPFIMAGQGTIGLEILEQIEEVDAVIVPIGGGGLISGILSAIKESNPKIKIIGVEPDTANDTFISFQNKEIISIPGTVTIADGLRTNQPGDLTFPVLMKYLDDIVLVSEDEIRNAFSFVMERMKQLIEPSSATTIAAAMFNKLPFQGKKVATVISGGNVDLEKISKYIVDTQL; from the coding sequence ATGATTTCATTAAAGGATGTGCAAGCTGCCAGAGAGCGGATTGCAGACATTACATATGTAACACCGATATTAAAATCGAATCAGCTTTCAGAAATTTGTGGAAATCAGATTTTATTAAAATCTGAGCATTTACAAAAAACAGGTTCATTTAAAATAAGAGGAGCAGCGAATAAAGTCATTCAATCTGTTCAAGAGGGAGCAAAATACGTAACTGCCGCTTCCTCTGGTAATCACGGACAAGCGGTCGCCTATATTGCTGACAAATATGACGTTCCTGCAACGATTGTAGTTCCAGAGGATGTAAGTTTTTGCAAAGAAAACGCCATTAAGGGTTACAACGGGCAAATAGAAAAATGCGGAACAACATCAGCTGAGCGAATACCGAGAGCAAAAGAGATTGCCATCAAGGAAAGCGGTGTGTATATTCCGCCATATGACGATCCTTTCATTATGGCAGGACAAGGCACAATTGGATTGGAAATTTTAGAACAAATCGAGGAAGTAGATGCAGTTATTGTTCCAATTGGAGGCGGAGGTCTCATTTCAGGCATTTTATCGGCAATTAAAGAAAGTAATCCAAAAATAAAAATTATTGGAGTGGAACCTGACACGGCCAATGATACATTTATTTCCTTCCAAAACAAAGAAATCATTTCGATTCCTGGTACAGTAACGATTGCAGATGGTTTAAGAACGAATCAGCCTGGTGACCTAACATTTCCAGTATTAATGAAATACTTGGATGATATCGTTCTTGTCAGTGAAGATGAAATCCGCAATGCGTTTAGTTTTGTGATGGAACGGATGAAGCAACTAATTGAACCGTCCAGCGCCACAACAATTGCTGCAGCTATGTTTAATAAATTACCTTTTCAAGGAAAAAAAGTGGCTACCGTTATTTCTGGTGGAAATGTAGATTTAGAAAAAATATCTAAATATATTGTTGATACACAATTATGA
- a CDS encoding CaiB/BaiF CoA transferase family protein encodes MKAALDGIKVVDLTRVLAGPYCTMILADLGADVIKVEAPGGSDETRSWGPPFQNGVSAYYLCANRNKRSITVNLKTEEGREIIRKLTKEADVLIHNFKTGSMEKWMLDYDTMKTINPKLVYCSITGFGETGPDRHLPGYDYIIQGLSGLMSITGYEESGPIKIGVAMVDILTGLYSAIAIEAALYEREKSGQGQKIDMSLLDTAVSSLANVASNYLISGNVPKRLGNDHPNIVPYSTFKTMDGEMIIAVGNNRQFSTLCEIIGIPEVGYLEKYKTNDARVKNSKELTRIIENQLQLKPADHWITLFTQNQIPCGPIQTMDQVFTHPQIIAREMVVNFTHPEAGKVKLVGSPIKLSRTKVKMERHPPLAGEHTSEVLQQAGFSKDEIVKLMEEKIV; translated from the coding sequence ATGAAGGCTGCTTTAGATGGTATTAAAGTAGTAGATTTAACAAGGGTTCTTGCTGGTCCATACTGTACGATGATTTTGGCAGATCTTGGAGCAGACGTGATTAAAGTGGAAGCTCCTGGAGGCAGTGATGAAACAAGAAGCTGGGGACCACCATTTCAAAATGGAGTAAGTGCTTATTATTTATGTGCCAATCGAAATAAACGAAGCATAACTGTAAATTTAAAAACAGAAGAAGGCAGAGAAATCATTCGTAAGTTAACAAAAGAAGCAGATGTTCTTATCCATAATTTTAAAACAGGATCGATGGAAAAATGGATGCTTGATTACGACACAATGAAGACAATCAATCCAAAATTAGTGTATTGTTCCATAACAGGTTTTGGAGAAACAGGACCAGATCGTCACTTGCCTGGATATGATTATATCATCCAAGGGTTGAGCGGACTTATGAGTATCACAGGTTACGAAGAAAGCGGTCCTATTAAAATTGGTGTAGCAATGGTAGATATACTTACCGGGTTGTATTCAGCCATTGCTATTGAAGCTGCTTTATATGAAAGAGAGAAATCGGGACAAGGTCAGAAAATTGATATGTCCCTATTGGATACTGCTGTTAGCTCTCTTGCAAATGTGGCAAGTAATTATCTTATATCCGGAAACGTACCAAAAAGACTTGGAAATGATCACCCAAATATTGTTCCTTATTCGACTTTTAAGACAATGGATGGGGAAATGATTATTGCTGTTGGGAATAACCGCCAGTTTTCCACCTTGTGTGAAATTATTGGAATTCCAGAAGTAGGTTATCTAGAAAAATATAAAACAAATGATGCAAGAGTAAAAAACAGTAAGGAACTTACTAGAATTATTGAAAATCAACTGCAATTAAAACCAGCTGATCATTGGATAACCCTTTTTACCCAAAATCAAATTCCTTGTGGACCTATCCAAACAATGGATCAAGTTTTTACCCATCCTCAAATTATTGCACGTGAGATGGTTGTTAATTTTACTCATCCTGAAGCAGGAAAAGTAAAACTAGTTGGTTCTCCAATAAAACTATCTAGAACAAAAGTGAAAATGGAACGGCATCCGCCCTTGGCTGGAGAACATACAAGTGAAGTACTTCAGCAAGCTGGATTTTCAAAAGATGAAATTGTGAAACTAATGGAGGAAAAGATTGTTTAA
- the shc gene encoding squalene--hopene cyclase, whose amino-acid sequence MKNDISEGIDEIIDLLKKDQTPNGAWTYPFETGISTDSYMIILLRSLEINDEKLIYQLTERILSKQEKDGAWKLFHDGEGNISITLEAYYALLYSGYYQKNDERLRAARQFILNKGGIEKSHMFTKIMLAITGQIKWPPFFPIPLELILLPLSFPINFYSFPEYGRVNMAPIMLLADRKFRLKTKNSPNLSELKVREDSEFDRESVEWRSLYSSIKNGIDRLMGLPSHIHKLATDQTKHYMLTRIEKDGTLYGYFSSTFLMIFALLSLGYSKTHPIIINAVKGLMDMKCEINGLPHMQYTTATVWNTSLINYALQEAGLPPSDPMVKKANQYLLKRQHYKYGDWIIHNPKAFPGGWGFADINTLHPDVDDTTASLRSIARSVQHAPSFFQSWERGVQWVLSMQNKDGGWPAFEKDTDSKWIKLIPIEKANYILSDPSTADLTGRTLEFLGNYTNLLKEHPSIKLAVHWLMKDQKNDGSWYGRWGNCYIYGTWAAITGLMATGLLPAHHTISKAVKWMKEIQNHDGGWGESCKSDEKGKYIPLNTSTLTDTAWAVDTLISVSDQPTKEINSGIKFILNNINIEDWTSEYPKGQGMAGDFYIHYHSYRYIFPLLTLAHYKNTYLVE is encoded by the coding sequence GTGAAAAATGACATCTCAGAAGGCATTGATGAGATTATTGATTTATTAAAGAAAGACCAGACTCCCAACGGAGCATGGACGTATCCCTTTGAAACAGGAATTTCTACTGACAGTTATATGATCATTTTATTAAGGTCATTAGAAATAAATGATGAAAAATTGATTTATCAACTAACGGAGAGAATTTTAAGCAAGCAAGAAAAAGATGGGGCATGGAAGCTTTTTCATGATGGAGAAGGAAATATTTCAATCACTTTGGAAGCGTATTATGCACTGCTTTATTCTGGTTATTATCAAAAAAATGATGAAAGACTTAGAGCAGCAAGGCAATTTATTCTTAATAAAGGCGGGATTGAAAAATCTCATATGTTTACAAAAATCATGCTTGCCATTACGGGGCAGATTAAATGGCCGCCGTTTTTTCCGATACCATTAGAATTGATCTTACTTCCGCTTTCATTTCCAATAAATTTTTATAGCTTCCCAGAGTACGGGAGAGTAAACATGGCGCCAATTATGTTATTAGCAGATCGAAAATTTCGTCTCAAAACTAAAAATAGCCCTAATTTATCGGAACTAAAAGTAAGGGAGGATAGTGAATTTGATCGAGAATCTGTTGAATGGAGATCACTGTATTCTTCAATAAAGAATGGCATTGATCGTTTAATGGGACTACCCAGCCATATCCACAAGCTTGCCACGGACCAGACTAAACATTATATGCTAACCCGCATTGAAAAGGATGGAACCTTATATGGTTATTTTAGCTCTACATTTTTGATGATTTTCGCGCTTTTATCTCTCGGTTATTCAAAAACACATCCAATCATAATAAATGCTGTCAAAGGTCTTATGGACATGAAATGTGAAATCAATGGACTGCCTCATATGCAATATACAACTGCTACGGTGTGGAATACATCTTTAATTAACTATGCATTACAGGAGGCAGGACTGCCTCCTTCAGATCCAATGGTGAAAAAGGCTAACCAATACTTATTAAAACGGCAGCATTACAAATATGGCGACTGGATCATTCATAATCCAAAAGCATTTCCCGGAGGATGGGGATTTGCAGACATTAACACTCTTCACCCTGATGTAGATGATACAACGGCATCACTTAGATCTATTGCAAGAAGTGTTCAGCATGCCCCAAGCTTCTTTCAGTCCTGGGAAAGAGGAGTTCAATGGGTTCTTTCCATGCAAAATAAGGATGGAGGCTGGCCAGCATTTGAAAAAGATACAGATAGTAAATGGATCAAGCTTATTCCAATAGAAAAAGCTAACTACATTCTAAGTGATCCTTCTACGGCTGATTTAACAGGAAGAACACTTGAATTTCTAGGTAATTATACGAATCTACTAAAAGAGCACCCTTCAATCAAATTAGCTGTACATTGGTTAATGAAAGATCAAAAAAATGATGGTTCATGGTATGGACGTTGGGGAAATTGTTATATTTATGGCACGTGGGCAGCGATTACCGGGCTTATGGCAACAGGTTTACTTCCGGCGCATCATACCATTTCTAAAGCTGTTAAGTGGATGAAGGAAATTCAAAACCATGACGGCGGCTGGGGAGAATCATGCAAAAGTGATGAAAAAGGAAAGTACATTCCATTAAATACAAGTACTTTAACTGATACTGCATGGGCAGTTGATACCCTTATTTCGGTATCCGATCAGCCGACAAAAGAGATAAATTCAGGGATTAAATTCATATTAAACAATATCAATATAGAGGACTGGACATCCGAATATCCAAAAGGCCAAGGAATGGCAGGGGATTTTTATATCCACTACCACAGCTATCGCTACATTTTCCCATTGTTGACGCTTGCTCATTATAAAAATACTTACTTGGTAGAATAG
- a CDS encoding aminotransferase family protein gives MVKTEIKETLIDLDKKHFIHPTSSLKQQQETGAPFIFTEGKGVYLTDISGKKVLEGMASLWNVNVGYGRKELAEAAREQMEKLAFTNSFSSMGNEPAIRLAAKLAELTPGDLNAVFFTSSGSESNDTAYKLARYYWKIQGSPEKTKIISRKKGYHGVNIGATSATGITPFQEMTSSLAPDFLHVDTFSTESLRKCIEIEGPDKIAAFIAEPVQGAGGVNIAPDGYFQEIRKICDENNILFIADEVITGFGRTGKMFACEHYGIVPDIMLLAKGITSGYIPLGAVVVTDRIHKDLIKYSEGVLLHGYTYSGHATACAVALKNIEIIEKESLIENSRLMGKELLDGFYKIQKEIDIVGEVRTLGLIGAVEIINPVTNTRFPAHIAPKVSAEAAKRGLIIRTVVFEGMDTLVFSPPLVINQKEIEELLSILREALLAVQNSL, from the coding sequence GTGGTTAAAACCGAAATAAAGGAAACATTAATTGACTTAGATAAGAAACACTTTATCCATCCAACTTCTTCTTTGAAACAGCAGCAAGAAACAGGTGCACCTTTTATTTTCACAGAAGGAAAAGGGGTCTATTTAACTGATATAAGTGGGAAAAAAGTTTTGGAAGGCATGGCTTCTTTATGGAATGTAAATGTAGGCTACGGTCGGAAGGAACTGGCCGAAGCTGCACGAGAGCAAATGGAAAAGCTAGCCTTCACAAACTCCTTTTCTTCAATGGGCAACGAGCCAGCGATACGCCTTGCAGCAAAACTAGCAGAGCTTACTCCAGGTGATTTAAATGCTGTTTTCTTTACATCAAGCGGGTCTGAATCTAACGATACCGCTTACAAACTTGCACGATATTATTGGAAGATCCAAGGTTCTCCAGAAAAAACAAAAATTATTTCAAGGAAGAAAGGCTACCATGGAGTAAATATTGGGGCGACTAGCGCGACAGGTATTACTCCTTTTCAAGAAATGACGTCTTCATTGGCTCCAGATTTTCTTCATGTAGATACGTTTTCAACTGAATCTCTTCGCAAATGTATTGAAATAGAAGGTCCAGATAAGATTGCAGCATTTATTGCTGAGCCTGTACAAGGTGCAGGTGGAGTGAATATAGCTCCTGACGGATATTTTCAAGAAATCAGAAAAATATGCGACGAAAATAATATTTTATTTATTGCAGATGAAGTCATTACTGGGTTTGGAAGAACAGGAAAAATGTTTGCTTGTGAACATTATGGCATTGTTCCTGATATCATGCTCCTAGCAAAAGGAATAACAAGCGGTTACATTCCACTAGGCGCTGTAGTTGTTACTGACCGAATCCACAAAGATCTAATTAAATATTCAGAAGGCGTTCTCCTTCATGGATATACATACAGTGGTCATGCAACTGCTTGTGCTGTAGCTTTAAAAAATATTGAAATTATCGAGAAAGAAAGCTTAATAGAGAATTCCCGTTTAATGGGTAAAGAATTACTAGATGGATTCTATAAAATACAAAAAGAAATTGATATTGTGGGCGAGGTTCGGACTCTGGGCTTAATTGGGGCAGTTGAAATAATAAATCCAGTGACAAATACTAGATTCCCTGCCCATATTGCTCCAAAAGTAAGCGCTGAAGCAGCAAAAAGAGGATTAATTATTAGAACCGTTGTTTTTGAAGGTATGGATACTCTCGTCTTTTCTCCACCTCTTGTTATTAATCAAAAAGAGATTGAGGAGCTCCTATCTATATTGCGTGAAGCACTATTAGCCGTACAAAACAGTTTGTAA
- a CDS encoding APC family permease, with product MSQKGEFSRVLSRADVIVLAFGAMIGWGWVVLSGDWILKAGSAGSIIAFIIGGIMVTFVGLVYSELTTALPKTGGAHHFAREALGPKAAFIVSWSILLGYISVVAFEAVALPTVIEYIFPNYQVGYMWTIAGWDVYFSWVAVGMIGSIIVTWINWIGVKQAAFLQLILTILLALVGLSLIFGSAFGGEISNLSPLFTGGMAGIMAVMIMTPFMFVGFDVIPQMAEEMNIPKKTVGSVLLLSVFLAIFWYVFIILGVSLSLNDGQLQVSSLPTADAMGAVFSSAVFSKILILGGIAGILTSWNAFIIGGSRVMYAMAQDGMLPKWFSHLHPKYKTPSNAIFIIGLLATLSPLLGRPALVWLVDAGGLSIVIAYFIVSVSFVVLRKTQPELERPFRAGESNLIGVLATILSVGFIILYMPGMPASLIWPYEWIIFGVWWIFGLVFFIRITNLKDIKTNPITEQTFKE from the coding sequence ATGTCACAGAAAGGTGAGTTTTCAAGAGTATTGTCACGTGCCGATGTTATTGTCTTAGCCTTTGGAGCAATGATTGGGTGGGGTTGGGTCGTACTTTCCGGAGATTGGATATTGAAAGCAGGCTCTGCTGGCTCGATTATTGCATTTATTATCGGAGGGATCATGGTTACTTTTGTAGGATTGGTCTACTCAGAATTGACAACTGCTTTGCCAAAAACAGGTGGAGCACATCATTTTGCTCGAGAAGCTCTAGGGCCTAAAGCAGCCTTTATTGTATCTTGGTCCATCTTGCTCGGATACATTTCAGTAGTTGCTTTCGAAGCTGTAGCTTTGCCAACAGTCATTGAATATATTTTTCCAAATTATCAGGTTGGATATATGTGGACGATTGCCGGTTGGGATGTTTATTTTTCTTGGGTTGCAGTTGGTATGATAGGTTCAATTATTGTTACTTGGATTAATTGGATTGGTGTGAAACAAGCAGCTTTTCTTCAACTGATATTGACTATTCTTTTAGCTTTAGTTGGTCTAAGTTTAATTTTTGGATCTGCTTTTGGCGGAGAAATAAGTAATCTATCACCACTTTTCACTGGAGGAATGGCTGGCATCATGGCAGTGATGATTATGACACCGTTTATGTTTGTGGGCTTTGATGTCATTCCACAAATGGCGGAAGAAATGAACATTCCCAAAAAAACTGTAGGAAGTGTTTTACTTTTATCGGTGTTCTTAGCTATATTTTGGTATGTTTTTATCATATTAGGTGTGTCGCTTTCATTAAATGACGGCCAGCTTCAAGTTTCTAGTCTACCAACCGCTGATGCAATGGGAGCGGTGTTCAGCTCTGCAGTATTCTCAAAAATATTAATACTTGGAGGAATCGCAGGAATATTAACCAGCTGGAATGCTTTTATCATTGGTGGGAGCCGTGTTATGTACGCGATGGCTCAGGACGGGATGCTTCCAAAATGGTTTAGTCACTTGCATCCAAAATATAAAACGCCGAGTAATGCCATCTTTATCATCGGTTTACTTGCAACTTTAAGTCCTCTTCTCGGTCGTCCCGCCTTAGTATGGCTCGTGGACGCTGGTGGTCTTTCAATTGTAATCGCTTACTTTATTGTTTCTGTTTCATTTGTTGTTCTTCGGAAAACGCAGCCAGAATTAGAACGTCCATTTCGAGCTGGAGAAAGCAATTTGATTGGTGTTTTAGCTACGATCTTAAGTGTAGGCTTCATAATTTTGTATATGCCAGGCATGCCTGCATCACTAATATGGCCTTATGAATGGATTATTTTTGGTGTTTGGTGGATTTTTGGGCTAGTCTTCTTCATTCGGATAACAAATTTAAAAGACATAAAAACAAATCCCATTACAGAACAAACTTTTAAGGAGTGA
- a CDS encoding rhodanese-like domain-containing protein, which yields MNSITPKELAEKIKKNEEVYILDVRAEEKYNNYHINEENINSINLEKSLIFALEEGNNQPLPSLPINKEIIVTCTTGNSAKKCSAILAENNYHVTLLEGGITAWKEFKDGN from the coding sequence ATGAATTCAATTACTCCAAAGGAACTTGCTGAAAAAATAAAAAAGAATGAAGAAGTATATATCTTAGACGTAAGAGCAGAAGAAAAATACAATAACTATCATATTAATGAAGAAAATATTAATAGTATTAATTTAGAAAAATCTTTAATTTTTGCATTAGAAGAAGGAAATAACCAACCTCTTCCTTCCTTACCAATTAATAAAGAGATTATTGTTACATGCACAACAGGCAACTCTGCAAAAAAATGCTCTGCCATTTTGGCCGAAAATAACTATCATGTTACCTTATTAGAAGGCGGAATTACTGCTTGGAAAGAATTTAAAGATGGAAATTAA
- a CDS encoding YmaF family protein has product MAKVGKDDFVNGFVPHHNHGSVDYTFVEDGHVHQCLDVTSPAIQTQDGNHIHYTEGYVIFENGHTHHYKAYSGPAIPVGNGMHVHYYDFYTTEDDGHRHRVKGVDQPAPGNK; this is encoded by the coding sequence TTGGCTAAGGTAGGAAAAGATGATTTTGTAAACGGGTTTGTACCACACCATAATCATGGCTCCGTTGATTATACGTTTGTGGAAGACGGGCATGTTCATCAGTGCTTAGATGTCACTTCTCCGGCAATACAGACTCAGGATGGTAACCATATTCATTATACAGAGGGATATGTGATCTTTGAAAATGGGCATACCCATCATTATAAGGCTTATTCAGGTCCAGCTATTCCAGTTGGAAATGGCATGCATGTTCATTATTATGATTTTTATACAACAGAAGATGATGGTCATCGACACCGTGTTAAAGGTGTTGATCAGCCAGCTCCAGGAAATAAATAG
- a CDS encoding RidA family protein has product MIEQRLIELKLTLPDATPPLFHYAPVTVHNRIAYISGQVPRIDGIVPYTGKVGDEVTIEQAQELAKICVLKGLSCLKEAIGTLDMVEQVLKITGYVQSAAGFTQQSIVMDGASELLTDIFGEKGRHARTAIGVAELPSNTPVEIDFIIGLSE; this is encoded by the coding sequence ATGATAGAACAACGCTTGATAGAACTTAAACTTACATTACCTGATGCAACTCCACCCTTATTCCACTATGCTCCTGTAACTGTGCATAATAGAATCGCGTATATTAGCGGTCAAGTCCCTAGAATAGATGGTATAGTTCCGTATACAGGAAAGGTTGGCGACGAGGTAACAATTGAGCAGGCACAGGAATTAGCAAAGATTTGCGTTTTAAAAGGCTTGAGTTGCTTAAAGGAAGCAATTGGCACTTTAGATATGGTGGAGCAGGTGTTAAAGATAACTGGATACGTTCAATCTGCAGCGGGATTCACACAACAATCTATTGTTATGGATGGGGCTTCCGAATTATTAACCGACATTTTTGGTGAAAAGGGACGTCATGCCCGAACTGCGATTGGAGTGGCTGAGCTTCCAAGCAATACACCAGTTGAAATTGATTTTATTATTGGGCTAAGTGAATAA
- a CDS encoding DUF2515 domain-containing protein, whose translation MFSKLFLQQDPPLSESLIKIKKELKRKSRPSSFKAKLSHEEEKLISHIKFRTSQLNINNVTRTKAYLDFYLHHPEIHWAFLGHMVSRNGGWNMTDLKGGMLTRLLSKKEKISFFAFLERGNWLIFQDAFPQFMLYEESLICGKNLFYLLPYLNVSTFMETIWSHFLSEQDKYILTIALVINEQSYLESRVLQNPLFKKNVFNTLEFKIQDFLSMNHVLFPYYKNGKLKLIGQTLQHFESLHERILFGKRLYDILYGEQYRLQMVEKWAFENPHTGSRKDYWPQFFNTIEEGVPEKILKPKIKSCKLIPGASRIYSPRLEFAWKDTEHESAELGDWYNKWQVIYYLKKSTEKIDGEIENEYCKTLERLEFAAITKKVLSYRE comes from the coding sequence ATCTTTAGTAAGCTCTTTCTTCAACAAGATCCCCCACTTTCTGAGTCTCTAATAAAAATCAAGAAAGAGTTAAAGAGAAAGTCTAGACCATCTTCCTTTAAAGCTAAATTATCACATGAAGAAGAAAAGCTTATAAGTCATATCAAATTTCGGACGAGTCAATTAAATATAAATAATGTGACAAGAACAAAGGCCTATCTTGATTTTTATTTGCATCATCCTGAGATACACTGGGCATTTTTGGGTCATATGGTTTCGCGAAATGGCGGCTGGAATATGACTGATTTAAAAGGTGGCATGCTAACAAGATTATTGTCAAAAAAAGAAAAAATATCATTTTTTGCATTTTTAGAGCGTGGAAATTGGTTGATTTTTCAAGATGCATTCCCGCAATTTATGCTTTATGAAGAAAGCCTAATTTGCGGGAAAAATCTTTTTTATTTATTGCCATATCTCAATGTATCAACTTTTATGGAAACCATTTGGAGTCATTTTTTAAGTGAACAGGACAAATATATTCTTACAATAGCCCTTGTCATTAATGAACAAAGCTATTTGGAATCAAGAGTTTTACAAAATCCATTATTTAAGAAGAATGTCTTCAATACATTGGAGTTCAAGATTCAAGATTTTCTGTCAATGAATCATGTTCTCTTCCCTTATTATAAAAATGGGAAGTTAAAACTAATTGGACAGACACTTCAACATTTTGAAAGCTTACATGAGCGGATATTATTTGGAAAAAGGCTGTATGATATTCTTTATGGTGAACAGTATCGATTACAAATGGTTGAAAAGTGGGCGTTTGAAAATCCACATACAGGATCAAGAAAGGATTATTGGCCACAGTTTTTTAATACAATTGAGGAAGGTGTACCTGAGAAGATTTTGAAGCCAAAAATAAAATCATGTAAGCTAATTCCAGGTGCTTCTAGAATATATAGTCCAAGATTGGAATTTGCATGGAAAGATACTGAACATGAGTCTGCAGAGTTAGGAGACTGGTACAATAAATGGCAAGTAATCTATTATTTAAAGAAATCAACTGAAAAAATAGATGGAGAGATTGAAAATGAATATTGTAAAACCCTCGAAAGGCTCGAATTTGCAGCCATTACAAAAAAAGTACTTTCGTATCGTGAATAA